The Candidatus Edwardsbacteria bacterium sequence GATATACAATATCTTGGGGCAGCAAGTAAACCAGGTCTTCCGGGGATACCGGCCGGCCGGGGATCATGATTTCAGTTGGGATGGCCGGGACGGCAACGGACGCCAGGCGGCCCCGGGCATATATTATTACAGGGTGAGTGGCGCTTCCCCCGATCAAACCGGCCGGATGGTATTGGTGAAATAAGGAGATGATGATGAAGAAGATCCTGATATATTCATTGGCGGCGCTGACGGCAGCGATTCTGGGGTGCAGCAAGGAGACCACCGCACCGGAGCCCGAGTTGACAGCCGCCCAGCTGCTATCCCAGGGCTGGACATATTTCAACGCCGGCAGTTTCTCCGCCGCTCTGAGCAGTTTCCAGCAGGCCAAGTCCAAGGACGCCTCTTTGGTTGATGCCTATAACGGCACCGGCTGGTGCCAGGGCATTTTGGGTTATAAGAACGAAGCCCTGACCAGCTTCAACAGCGGCCTGTCCAGGCAGGCGTCCAACAACGAGATGAGGGCCGGGCTGGCCTTCGTATACGCCTCATTTGACAGCTGCCAGGCGGCCGTCCAGAACGACAGCCTGGTGCTGGCCTCGGACAGCTTGTGGAAATTTTCCCACAGGTATTTATTGTCGGCCGATCAGATAATGGATTACCAAGAACTGAACCTGCTGCTGGCCGAATGTTACTATAAACTGGGCAGCTTTGGCGCCTCGCTGGATGCGGTGAAAAAACTGGATCCCCTGTTCACCGTGGCCGATGTCAACACTTCGGAGGGGCAGTCCGAACTGCTGATGAAGATCGAGAGCCTGGGATCAACCATCTGACGGGCTGAACCTATTTCCCAGGGTTTTCAATTGACTACTGCGGCCAATTATTGTATCATAGGTTCTGACGGAGGGCCCCATGGGTATCATAAAGTCCTCGGCCATTCTTCTGGGGGTTGTGTTGCTGACAGTCTCCGGTTGCTCTTCATCGGCCGATGACAGCAATCGAACGGCTTTGCAGAAGGCCCGGGACCTGGGGCGGGTGGGGATAAAAAAATACCAGGGCCAGCGGCTGACCGATTTCGAGAAGCTGCGGGACAACTCCATTCAGGGGCCGCAGGAGGTGGATACCGTCAAATACCGCCTGATAATCGACGGCCTGGTGTCGGCCAAACAGGAATTGAGTTATCACCAGGTGCTGGGGATGGAACGGTATCAAAAACTGATTACCCTGCACTGTGTCGAGGGATGGAGCGCCCAGGGGCTTTTCGAGGGGGTGCTGGTGGAGGATAT is a genomic window containing:
- a CDS encoding molybdopterin-dependent oxidoreductase, which encodes MGIIKSSAILLGVVLLTVSGCSSSADDSNRTALQKARDLGRVGIKKYQGQRLTDFEKLRDNSIQGPQEVDTVKYRLIIDGLVSAKQELSYHQVLGMERYQKLITLHCVEGWSAQGLFEGVLVEDILKLAVVRPGANILIFHAADGYSSSLPLRTVLDKKLLLAHKINNQTLTARSGFPFQLIAEDKLGYKWVKWLKRIQVSSDSTYRGFWESRGYDNQADY